The following coding sequences lie in one Arachis stenosperma cultivar V10309 chromosome 5, arast.V10309.gnm1.PFL2, whole genome shotgun sequence genomic window:
- the LOC130982118 gene encoding E3 ubiquitin-protein ligase WAVH1-like — translation MVTGWRRAFCTSIHREREPKVVTEKQQQQHCDNNNNSSTNNQSPKISSKFGFFSNPSTPRFQSQPVASGPGLRCRTSISTGATTCSVPNSPKLQCSNPKTTKKQTTLSPRLFQLSNPSSPKSPSSFSLFKSTLRLSKSRCGICMQSVKSGQGTAIFTAECSHSFHFPCIATQAKKNPILTCPVCSTCWKELPVLAIHEDNKHNNKTTSEATNRDAAATTKTRSLKVYNDDEPLMSPTSVARFNPIPESENEDEQEDESNEFQGFNVSPFVSFSPEERIRGLEMSLLPEAAIVAANRSYETYAVVLKLKAPAAPLHKATRRSPVDLVAVLDVGGAMSGAKLRLMKSSMRFVISSLSSADRLSIVAFSAGSKRLFPLRRMTAGGQRSARRIIDALAVIDQSRDGAPVMNDALKKAVKVLEDRREKNSVASIVVLSDSNYSRSVAYSQKSWLISSTRLPQLDVPVHAIRFPGERECNHALNDDAFAKTVRSLLQVVAQDVRIQLAVVSRPRPVEIAAVYSLTSRPESLVPGSTRIGDLYAEEERELLLEIKVPAASAGSHHVLTVRSSYRDPLTQEIASPVEHAMLVPRPNTVRSSCPKIERLRNLHVTARAVAESSRLVEHGDFSGAYHLLSSARALLLRSCKPAVEHVRWLEAEQAELNRRLQSQKVKTSKVEEKVEPLTPTSAWRAAERLAKVAIMRKSMNRVSDLHGFENARF, via the exons ATGGTTACTGGGTGGAGAAGAGCGTTTTGCACATCAATCCATAGAGAAAGAGAACCCAAAGTAGTAACCgagaaacaacaacaacaacattgTGACAATAACAATAACAGCAGCACCAATAATCAAAGTCCCAAAATCAGTTCCAAGTTCGGATTTTTCTCTAATCCCTCAACCCCACGGTTCCAGTCCCAGCCTGTAGCATCGGGTCCGGGCCTCCGTTGCCGAACCTCAATTTCCACCGGAGCAACCACTTGCTCCGTCCCCAACAGCCCTAAACTTCAATGCAGCAACCCCAAAACCACCAAGAAACAAACAACCCTCAGCCCCAGGCTATTCCAACTCTCAAACCCTTCATCACCAAAATCACCATCAAGCTTCTCACTATTCAAATCTACTCTACGGTTATCCAAA AGTCGATGTGGAATATGTATGCAGAGCGTGAAGAGTGGCCAAGGCACGGCGATTTTCACGGCCGAATGCTCCCACAGCTTCCACTTCCCTTGCATAGCTACACAAGCGAAGAAGAATCCAATCCTCACGTGCCCCGTCTGCAGCACGTGCTGGAAGGAGCTTCCGGTGTTGGCTATCCACGAAGACAATAAGCACAATAACAAAACCACCTCAGAGGCAACAAACAGAGACGCTGCCGCCACCACCAAAACAAGGTCGTTGAAGGTGTATAACGACGACGAGCCACTCATGTCTCCAACTTCGGTGGCGCGGTTCAACCCTATTCCTGAATCGGAGAACGAAGATGAGCAAGAAGACGAGAGCAACGAGTTCCAAGGGTTCAACGTGAGTCCTTTCGTTAGTTTCTCTCCGGAAGAGAGGATCAGGGGACTTGAAATGTCTTTATTGCCGGAGGCGGCGATCGTGGCGGCGAATAGGAGCTACGAGACTTACGCTGTTGTGCTAAAGCTGAAGGCGCCGGCGGCGCCTTTACATAAGGCCACTCGAAGATCTCCGGTTGACCTCGTGGCGGTCCTCGACGTCGGGGGAGCCATGTCCGGCGCGAAGCTCCGACTCATGAAGAGCTCGATGCGGTTTGTGATTTCCTCCCTCAGCTCCGCCGATCGTCTCTCCATCGTCGCATTCTCTGCCGGATCCAAGAGGCTGTTTCCGCTCCGGAGAATGACCGCTGGAGGCCAGAGGTCGGCACGACGCATCATTGACGCGCTTGCGGTGATTGACCAGTCCCGAGACGGCGCTCCGGTGATGAACGACGCCCTCAAGAAAGCCGTTAAGGTACTCGAGGACCGGCGTGAGAAGAACTCCGTGGCCAGCATTGTGGTTCTCTCCGACTCTAACTACTCACGCTCCGTCGCGTACTCTCAGAAATCATGGCTCATTTCCTCCACGCGCTTGCCTCAACTGGATGTCCCTGTCCACGCGATTAGGTTCCCGGGGGAACGCGAGTGCAACCACGCGCTCAACGATGACGCGTTCGCTAAAACCGTTAGGAGTTTGTTACAAGTCGTGGCTCAGGACGTCAGGATTCAGTTAGCTGTGGTGTCACGGCCTCGCCCCGTTGAGATCGCCGCGGTTTACTCACTTACATCTCGACCCGAATCTCTTGTACCGGGTTCCACACGTATCGGCGATCTTTACGCCGAAGAGGAGAGGGAGCTTCTCTTGGAGATTAAAGTCCCCGCCGCTTCGGCTGGATCCCACCACGTTCTGACCGTACGATCATCCTACAGGGACCCGCTAACGCAGGAGATTGCAAGCCCTGTTGAGCATGCAATGCTTGTTCCGCGTCCCAACACCGTACGATCGTCGTGCCCCAAGATCGAGCGGCTTAGGAACCTCCATGTCACTGCTCGAGCAGTAGCTGAGTCGAGTCGGCTTGTTGAGCATGGTGATTTCTCTGGAGCCTATCATCTCCTATCGTCGGCTCGTGCTCTCTTATTGCGATCTTGCAAGCCAGCCGTGGAACACGTTCGCTGGCTGGAGGCCGAGCAAGCCGAGCTGAACCGTCGCTTGCAAAGCCAGAAAGTTAAAACTAGCAAAGTGGAGGAGAAGGTGGAGCCGCTAACGCCGACATCGGCTTGGCGAGCCGCGGAGAGATTAGCTAAGGTGGCTATCATGAGAAAGTCAATGAACAGAGTTAGTGACTTACATGGCTTTGAGAATGCAagattttaa